The following are from one region of the Salvia hispanica cultivar TCC Black 2014 chromosome 1, UniMelb_Shisp_WGS_1.0, whole genome shotgun sequence genome:
- the LOC125202090 gene encoding serine/threonine-protein kinase BRI1-like 1 isoform X1 has translation MGWWNRFWLRKPVMPECSNPQLTDQRRFTLAEILSGTGGFSADCLIGEGGCGEVYKATIGGVVVAVKRQKRGRNADSLTRKGFLREIEALTKLRHRNIITLKGYCIEENETILVYEYISNGTLKDHLHGRQLRKGRSLTWIERLGICVGACRGLEYLHTCCPDNLVLHRDVKTENILVDIGLVAKISDFGSAKLIPADNSGSNPSTQVMCSRGYIDPSFCVTGELTEASDVYAFGVVLVEVLSERRANEPSHEYRVLASWAREKISERKGHEIVASNLREYISESCLICFLEIVEGCLQIEPEKRPKMTDVFVELIKAHRLQKEWEKQKPEVPPIELIQSGLPHDDITGLLQDNPIQEDEIENREAVLHTIPLADLQDITDNFSSKCMISKRSSAGVSSFYGVLKNGKAAAIKRFDKKLSNQEYEAQVQKLSRLQHANVVRLLGYCVNGDQQVLAFEFAPSVYEILHGIGRKKEPQPALSWAQRIKIMYGAAEGLNHIHESGLIHHDIKSSNILVFEDENAKINNVSLSTASARPCKAAWGPKRYPEQAPCGYCYHPHECVSTNQTQKGDVYSFGVILIEILTGQKPTQKLVQQSLSKLANNEDVVDARLGKDYPPRSVAKMAAIIASCLAKESDARPAMTTVWRSLRDASWDTEAYYQEKTAAISS, from the exons ATGGGGTGGTGGAATCGGTTTTGGCTCCGCAAGCCAGTTATGCCTGAATGTTCGAATCCACAGTTAACGGATCAACGTCGGTTCACTCTAGCTGAGATACTGTCCGGCACCGGAGGTTTCAGTGCGGATTGTTTGATCGGCGAAGGCGGGTGTGGAGAAGTTTACAAAGCTACCATCGGTGGCGTGGTGGTTGCAGTGAAGCGTCAAAAGCGGGGGAGGAATGCTGATTCGCTGACCAGGAAGGGATTCTTGAGGGAAATCGAGGCCCTAACAAAGCTCCGACATCGTAATATTATCACTCTGAAAGGATATTGTATTGAGGAGAACGAGACAATTTTAGTGTACGAGTACATTTCGAATGGCACGCTTAAAGATCATCTTCATGGTCGACAGCTGAGAAAAGGTCGATCGCTGACGTGGATTGAGCGACTCGGCATCTGTGTTGGAGCTTGTCGCGGGTTGGAGTACCTCCATACTTGCTGCCCCGACAACTTAGTTTTACATCGCGATGTCAAAACTGAGAATATTCTTGTAGATATAGGTTTAGTAGCCAAGATTTCGGACTTTGGCTCGGCCAAACTGATTCCTGCGGATAACTCAGGGAGCAACCCTAGCACGCAAGTTATGTGCTCGCGTGGTTATATTGATCCTAGTTTCTGTGTCACTGGTGAGCTCACTGAGGCTAGTGACGTGTATGCTTTTGGGGTGGTGTTGGTGGAAGTATTGAGTGAGAGACGAGCTAATGAGCCTAGCCATGAGTATAGAGTACTGGCCTCATGGGCTCGTGAGAAAATTAGTGAGCGAAAAGGCCATGAGATTGTGGCTTCAAATTTGAGGGAATATATCTCGGAATCTTGCCTCATATGCTTTTTAGAGATCGTTGAAGGATGCTTGCAGATCGAACCAGAGAAACGGCCAAAAATGACTGATGTTTTCGTTGAGCTTATAAAAGCCCATCGTTTACAGAAGGAGTGGGAAAAGCAAAAACCTGAAGTACCTCCAATAGAACTTATACAATCCG GATTACCACATGATGATATTACAGGATTACTGCAAGACAACCCAATTCAAGAAGATGAAATAGAGAACAGGGAGGCTGTCCTCCATACAATTCCGCTGGCTGATTTGCAGGATATAACTGATAATTTTAGTTCCAAGTGCATGATTTCTAAGAGATCATCCGCTGGAGTTAGTTCATTCTATGGAGTCCTTAAAAATGGAAAGGCTGCTGCAATTAAAAGGTTCGACAAGAAATTGTCAAACCAAGAATATGAAGCCCAG GTACAAAAACTATCTCGCCTGCAGCACGCGAACGTCGTCCGTCTTCTTGGTTACTGCGTGAATGGTGATCAACAGGTTTTAGCATTTGAGTTTGCGCCATCCGTATATGAAATTCTCCATG GTATAGGCAGAAAAAAGGAGCCACAACCAGCTTTGTCATGGGCTCAAAGAATCAAGATTATGTATGGGGCTGCAGAAGGATTAAACCACATACATGAGAGTGGGCTAATTCATCATGACATCAAATCTAgcaatattttagtttttgaagATGAAAATGCTAAGATAAATAATGTTAGTCTGTCAACTGCGTCTGCACGCCCTTGTAAGGCGGCTTGGGGTCCGAAACGCTATCCTGAGCAAGCTCCCTGTGGTTATTGCTATCACCCCCACGA ATGTGTATCAACTAACCAAACTCAGAAAGGCGATGTTTACAGCTTTGGTGTGATTCTCATAGAAATCTTGACTGGACAGAAACCCACACAGAAACTTGTACAACAGAGCCTCTCAAAATTG GCAAATAATGAGGATGTTGTGGATGCTAGACTTGGAAAAGACTATCCTCCCCGTTCCGTTGCAAAG ATGGCTGCAATTATTGCAAGTTGCCTTGCAAAGGAATCTGATGCTCGCCCTGCAATGACTACAGTTTGGAGAAGTCTCAGGGATGCTTCATGGGATACAGAAGCTTATTATCAAGAAAAAACTGCGGCAATCTCGAGCTGA
- the LOC125202090 gene encoding probable receptor-like protein kinase At2g23200 isoform X4: protein MGWWNRFWLRKPVMPECSNPQLTDQRRFTLAEILSGTGGFSADCLIGEGGCGEVYKATIGGVVVAVKRQKRGRNADSLTRKGFLREIEALTKLRHRNIITLKGYCIEENETILVYEYISNGTLKDHLHGRQLRKGRSLTWIERLGICVGACRGLEYLHTCCPDNLVLHRDVKTENILVDIGLVAKISDFGSAKLIPADNSGSNPSTQVMCSRGYIDPSFCVTGELTEASDVYAFGVVLVEVLSERRANEPSHEYRVLASWAREKISERKGHEIVASNLREYISESCLICFLEIVEGCLQIEPEKRPKMTDVFVELIKAHRLQKEWEKQKPEVPPIELIQSGLPHDDITGLLQDNPIQEDEIENREAVLHTIPLADLQDITDNFSSKCMISKRSSAGVSSFYGVLKNGKAAAIKRFDKKLSNQEYEAQVQKLSRLQHANVVRLLGYCVNGDQQVLAFEFAPSVYEILHGIGRKKEPQPALSWAQRIKIMYGAAEGLNHIHESGLIHHDIKSSNILVFEDENAKINNVSLSTASARPCKAAWGPKRYPEQAPCGYCYHPHECVSTNQTQKGDVYSFGVILIEILTGQKPTQKLVQQSLSKLANNEDVVDARLGKDYPPRSVAKGLLGLEIKYVACLFMRLNITT from the exons ATGGGGTGGTGGAATCGGTTTTGGCTCCGCAAGCCAGTTATGCCTGAATGTTCGAATCCACAGTTAACGGATCAACGTCGGTTCACTCTAGCTGAGATACTGTCCGGCACCGGAGGTTTCAGTGCGGATTGTTTGATCGGCGAAGGCGGGTGTGGAGAAGTTTACAAAGCTACCATCGGTGGCGTGGTGGTTGCAGTGAAGCGTCAAAAGCGGGGGAGGAATGCTGATTCGCTGACCAGGAAGGGATTCTTGAGGGAAATCGAGGCCCTAACAAAGCTCCGACATCGTAATATTATCACTCTGAAAGGATATTGTATTGAGGAGAACGAGACAATTTTAGTGTACGAGTACATTTCGAATGGCACGCTTAAAGATCATCTTCATGGTCGACAGCTGAGAAAAGGTCGATCGCTGACGTGGATTGAGCGACTCGGCATCTGTGTTGGAGCTTGTCGCGGGTTGGAGTACCTCCATACTTGCTGCCCCGACAACTTAGTTTTACATCGCGATGTCAAAACTGAGAATATTCTTGTAGATATAGGTTTAGTAGCCAAGATTTCGGACTTTGGCTCGGCCAAACTGATTCCTGCGGATAACTCAGGGAGCAACCCTAGCACGCAAGTTATGTGCTCGCGTGGTTATATTGATCCTAGTTTCTGTGTCACTGGTGAGCTCACTGAGGCTAGTGACGTGTATGCTTTTGGGGTGGTGTTGGTGGAAGTATTGAGTGAGAGACGAGCTAATGAGCCTAGCCATGAGTATAGAGTACTGGCCTCATGGGCTCGTGAGAAAATTAGTGAGCGAAAAGGCCATGAGATTGTGGCTTCAAATTTGAGGGAATATATCTCGGAATCTTGCCTCATATGCTTTTTAGAGATCGTTGAAGGATGCTTGCAGATCGAACCAGAGAAACGGCCAAAAATGACTGATGTTTTCGTTGAGCTTATAAAAGCCCATCGTTTACAGAAGGAGTGGGAAAAGCAAAAACCTGAAGTACCTCCAATAGAACTTATACAATCCG GATTACCACATGATGATATTACAGGATTACTGCAAGACAACCCAATTCAAGAAGATGAAATAGAGAACAGGGAGGCTGTCCTCCATACAATTCCGCTGGCTGATTTGCAGGATATAACTGATAATTTTAGTTCCAAGTGCATGATTTCTAAGAGATCATCCGCTGGAGTTAGTTCATTCTATGGAGTCCTTAAAAATGGAAAGGCTGCTGCAATTAAAAGGTTCGACAAGAAATTGTCAAACCAAGAATATGAAGCCCAG GTACAAAAACTATCTCGCCTGCAGCACGCGAACGTCGTCCGTCTTCTTGGTTACTGCGTGAATGGTGATCAACAGGTTTTAGCATTTGAGTTTGCGCCATCCGTATATGAAATTCTCCATG GTATAGGCAGAAAAAAGGAGCCACAACCAGCTTTGTCATGGGCTCAAAGAATCAAGATTATGTATGGGGCTGCAGAAGGATTAAACCACATACATGAGAGTGGGCTAATTCATCATGACATCAAATCTAgcaatattttagtttttgaagATGAAAATGCTAAGATAAATAATGTTAGTCTGTCAACTGCGTCTGCACGCCCTTGTAAGGCGGCTTGGGGTCCGAAACGCTATCCTGAGCAAGCTCCCTGTGGTTATTGCTATCACCCCCACGA ATGTGTATCAACTAACCAAACTCAGAAAGGCGATGTTTACAGCTTTGGTGTGATTCTCATAGAAATCTTGACTGGACAGAAACCCACACAGAAACTTGTACAACAGAGCCTCTCAAAATTG GCAAATAATGAGGATGTTGTGGATGCTAGACTTGGAAAAGACTATCCTCCCCGTTCCGTTGCAAAG ggGCTGCTCGGTCTCGAGATTAAATATGTGGCGTGTTtgttcatgagattgaatatCACTACTTAA
- the LOC125202090 gene encoding serine/threonine-protein kinase BRI1-like 1 isoform X3 encodes MGWWNRFWLRKPVMPECSNPQLTDQRRFTLAEILSGTGGFSADCLIGEGGCGEVYKATIGGVVVAVKRQKRGRNADSLTRKGFLREIEALTKLRHRNIITLKGYCIEENETILVYEYISNGTLKDHLHGRQLRKGRSLTWIERLGICVGACRGLEYLHTCCPDNLVLHRDVKTENILVDIGLVAKISDFGSAKLIPADNSGSNPSTQVMCSRGYIDPSFCVTGELTEASDVYAFGVVLVEVLSERRANEPSHEYRVLASWAREKISERKGHEIVASNLREYISESCLICFLEIVEGCLQIEPEKRPKMTDVFVELIKAHRLQKEWEKQKPEVPPIELIQSGLPHDDITGLLQDNPIQEDEIENREAVLHTIPLADLQDITDNFSSKCMISKRSSAGVSSFYGVLKNGKAAAIKRFDKKLSNQEYEAQVQKLSRLQHANVVRLLGYCVNGDQQVLAFEFAPSVYEILHGIGRKKEPQPALSWAQRIKIMYGAAEGLNHIHESGLIHHDIKSSNILVFEDENAKINNVSLSTASARPCKAAWGPKRYPEQAPCGYCYHPHECVSTNQTQKGDVYSFGVILIEILTGQKPTQKLVQQSLSKLMAAIIASCLAKESDARPAMTTVWRSLRDASWDTEAYYQEKTAAISS; translated from the exons ATGGGGTGGTGGAATCGGTTTTGGCTCCGCAAGCCAGTTATGCCTGAATGTTCGAATCCACAGTTAACGGATCAACGTCGGTTCACTCTAGCTGAGATACTGTCCGGCACCGGAGGTTTCAGTGCGGATTGTTTGATCGGCGAAGGCGGGTGTGGAGAAGTTTACAAAGCTACCATCGGTGGCGTGGTGGTTGCAGTGAAGCGTCAAAAGCGGGGGAGGAATGCTGATTCGCTGACCAGGAAGGGATTCTTGAGGGAAATCGAGGCCCTAACAAAGCTCCGACATCGTAATATTATCACTCTGAAAGGATATTGTATTGAGGAGAACGAGACAATTTTAGTGTACGAGTACATTTCGAATGGCACGCTTAAAGATCATCTTCATGGTCGACAGCTGAGAAAAGGTCGATCGCTGACGTGGATTGAGCGACTCGGCATCTGTGTTGGAGCTTGTCGCGGGTTGGAGTACCTCCATACTTGCTGCCCCGACAACTTAGTTTTACATCGCGATGTCAAAACTGAGAATATTCTTGTAGATATAGGTTTAGTAGCCAAGATTTCGGACTTTGGCTCGGCCAAACTGATTCCTGCGGATAACTCAGGGAGCAACCCTAGCACGCAAGTTATGTGCTCGCGTGGTTATATTGATCCTAGTTTCTGTGTCACTGGTGAGCTCACTGAGGCTAGTGACGTGTATGCTTTTGGGGTGGTGTTGGTGGAAGTATTGAGTGAGAGACGAGCTAATGAGCCTAGCCATGAGTATAGAGTACTGGCCTCATGGGCTCGTGAGAAAATTAGTGAGCGAAAAGGCCATGAGATTGTGGCTTCAAATTTGAGGGAATATATCTCGGAATCTTGCCTCATATGCTTTTTAGAGATCGTTGAAGGATGCTTGCAGATCGAACCAGAGAAACGGCCAAAAATGACTGATGTTTTCGTTGAGCTTATAAAAGCCCATCGTTTACAGAAGGAGTGGGAAAAGCAAAAACCTGAAGTACCTCCAATAGAACTTATACAATCCG GATTACCACATGATGATATTACAGGATTACTGCAAGACAACCCAATTCAAGAAGATGAAATAGAGAACAGGGAGGCTGTCCTCCATACAATTCCGCTGGCTGATTTGCAGGATATAACTGATAATTTTAGTTCCAAGTGCATGATTTCTAAGAGATCATCCGCTGGAGTTAGTTCATTCTATGGAGTCCTTAAAAATGGAAAGGCTGCTGCAATTAAAAGGTTCGACAAGAAATTGTCAAACCAAGAATATGAAGCCCAG GTACAAAAACTATCTCGCCTGCAGCACGCGAACGTCGTCCGTCTTCTTGGTTACTGCGTGAATGGTGATCAACAGGTTTTAGCATTTGAGTTTGCGCCATCCGTATATGAAATTCTCCATG GTATAGGCAGAAAAAAGGAGCCACAACCAGCTTTGTCATGGGCTCAAAGAATCAAGATTATGTATGGGGCTGCAGAAGGATTAAACCACATACATGAGAGTGGGCTAATTCATCATGACATCAAATCTAgcaatattttagtttttgaagATGAAAATGCTAAGATAAATAATGTTAGTCTGTCAACTGCGTCTGCACGCCCTTGTAAGGCGGCTTGGGGTCCGAAACGCTATCCTGAGCAAGCTCCCTGTGGTTATTGCTATCACCCCCACGA ATGTGTATCAACTAACCAAACTCAGAAAGGCGATGTTTACAGCTTTGGTGTGATTCTCATAGAAATCTTGACTGGACAGAAACCCACACAGAAACTTGTACAACAGAGCCTCTCAAAATTG ATGGCTGCAATTATTGCAAGTTGCCTTGCAAAGGAATCTGATGCTCGCCCTGCAATGACTACAGTTTGGAGAAGTCTCAGGGATGCTTCATGGGATACAGAAGCTTATTATCAAGAAAAAACTGCGGCAATCTCGAGCTGA
- the LOC125202090 gene encoding probable receptor-like protein kinase At2g23200 isoform X5 — protein MGWWNRFWLRKPVMPECSNPQLTDQRRFTLAEILSGTGGFSADCLIGEGGCGEVYKATIGGVVVAVKRQKRGRNADSLTRKGFLREIEALTKLRHRNIITLKGYCIEENETILVYEYISNGTLKDHLHGRQLRKGRSLTWIERLGICVGACRGLEYLHTCCPDNLVLHRDVKTENILVDIGLVAKISDFGSAKLIPADNSGSNPSTQVMCSRGYIDPSFCVTGELTEASDVYAFGVVLVEVLSERRANEPSHEYRVLASWAREKISERKGHEIVASNLREYISESCLICFLEIVEGCLQIEPEKRPKMTDVFVELIKAHRLQKEWEKQKPEVPPIELIQSGLPHDDITGLLQDNPIQEDEIENREAVLHTIPLADLQDITDNFSSKCMISKRSSAGVSSFYGVLKNGKAAAIKRFDKKLSNQEYEAQVQKLSRLQHANVVRLLGYCVNGDQQVLAFEFAPSVYEILHGIGRKKEPQPALSWAQRIKIMYGAAEGLNHIHESGLIHHDIKSSNILVFEDENAKINNVSLSTASARPCKAAWGPKRYPEQAPCGYCYHPHECVSTNQTQKGDVYSFGVILIEILTGQKPTQKLVQQSLSKLCVLYML, from the exons ATGGGGTGGTGGAATCGGTTTTGGCTCCGCAAGCCAGTTATGCCTGAATGTTCGAATCCACAGTTAACGGATCAACGTCGGTTCACTCTAGCTGAGATACTGTCCGGCACCGGAGGTTTCAGTGCGGATTGTTTGATCGGCGAAGGCGGGTGTGGAGAAGTTTACAAAGCTACCATCGGTGGCGTGGTGGTTGCAGTGAAGCGTCAAAAGCGGGGGAGGAATGCTGATTCGCTGACCAGGAAGGGATTCTTGAGGGAAATCGAGGCCCTAACAAAGCTCCGACATCGTAATATTATCACTCTGAAAGGATATTGTATTGAGGAGAACGAGACAATTTTAGTGTACGAGTACATTTCGAATGGCACGCTTAAAGATCATCTTCATGGTCGACAGCTGAGAAAAGGTCGATCGCTGACGTGGATTGAGCGACTCGGCATCTGTGTTGGAGCTTGTCGCGGGTTGGAGTACCTCCATACTTGCTGCCCCGACAACTTAGTTTTACATCGCGATGTCAAAACTGAGAATATTCTTGTAGATATAGGTTTAGTAGCCAAGATTTCGGACTTTGGCTCGGCCAAACTGATTCCTGCGGATAACTCAGGGAGCAACCCTAGCACGCAAGTTATGTGCTCGCGTGGTTATATTGATCCTAGTTTCTGTGTCACTGGTGAGCTCACTGAGGCTAGTGACGTGTATGCTTTTGGGGTGGTGTTGGTGGAAGTATTGAGTGAGAGACGAGCTAATGAGCCTAGCCATGAGTATAGAGTACTGGCCTCATGGGCTCGTGAGAAAATTAGTGAGCGAAAAGGCCATGAGATTGTGGCTTCAAATTTGAGGGAATATATCTCGGAATCTTGCCTCATATGCTTTTTAGAGATCGTTGAAGGATGCTTGCAGATCGAACCAGAGAAACGGCCAAAAATGACTGATGTTTTCGTTGAGCTTATAAAAGCCCATCGTTTACAGAAGGAGTGGGAAAAGCAAAAACCTGAAGTACCTCCAATAGAACTTATACAATCCG GATTACCACATGATGATATTACAGGATTACTGCAAGACAACCCAATTCAAGAAGATGAAATAGAGAACAGGGAGGCTGTCCTCCATACAATTCCGCTGGCTGATTTGCAGGATATAACTGATAATTTTAGTTCCAAGTGCATGATTTCTAAGAGATCATCCGCTGGAGTTAGTTCATTCTATGGAGTCCTTAAAAATGGAAAGGCTGCTGCAATTAAAAGGTTCGACAAGAAATTGTCAAACCAAGAATATGAAGCCCAG GTACAAAAACTATCTCGCCTGCAGCACGCGAACGTCGTCCGTCTTCTTGGTTACTGCGTGAATGGTGATCAACAGGTTTTAGCATTTGAGTTTGCGCCATCCGTATATGAAATTCTCCATG GTATAGGCAGAAAAAAGGAGCCACAACCAGCTTTGTCATGGGCTCAAAGAATCAAGATTATGTATGGGGCTGCAGAAGGATTAAACCACATACATGAGAGTGGGCTAATTCATCATGACATCAAATCTAgcaatattttagtttttgaagATGAAAATGCTAAGATAAATAATGTTAGTCTGTCAACTGCGTCTGCACGCCCTTGTAAGGCGGCTTGGGGTCCGAAACGCTATCCTGAGCAAGCTCCCTGTGGTTATTGCTATCACCCCCACGA ATGTGTATCAACTAACCAAACTCAGAAAGGCGATGTTTACAGCTTTGGTGTGATTCTCATAGAAATCTTGACTGGACAGAAACCCACACAGAAACTTGTACAACAGAGCCTCTCAAAATTG TGTGTATTGTATATGCTGTAA
- the LOC125202090 gene encoding receptor-like protein kinase BRI1-like 3 isoform X2 — protein sequence MGWWNRFWLRKPVMPECSNPQLTDQRRFTLAEILSGTGGFSADCLIGEGGCGEVYKATIGGVVVAVKRQKRGRNADSLTRKGFLREIEALTKLRHRNIITLKGYCIEENETILVYEYISNGTLKDHLHGRQLRKGRSLTWIERLGICVGACRGLEYLHTCCPDNLVLHRDVKTENILVDIGLVAKISDFGSAKLIPADNSGSNPSTQVMCSRGYIDPSFCVTGELTEASDVYAFGVVLVEVLSERRANEPSHEYRVLASWAREKISERKGHEIVASNLREYISESCLICFLEIVEGCLQIEPEKRPKMTDVFVELIKAHRLQKEWEKQKPEVPPIELIQSGLLQDNPIQEDEIENREAVLHTIPLADLQDITDNFSSKCMISKRSSAGVSSFYGVLKNGKAAAIKRFDKKLSNQEYEAQVQKLSRLQHANVVRLLGYCVNGDQQVLAFEFAPSVYEILHGIGRKKEPQPALSWAQRIKIMYGAAEGLNHIHESGLIHHDIKSSNILVFEDENAKINNVSLSTASARPCKAAWGPKRYPEQAPCGYCYHPHECVSTNQTQKGDVYSFGVILIEILTGQKPTQKLVQQSLSKLANNEDVVDARLGKDYPPRSVAKMAAIIASCLAKESDARPAMTTVWRSLRDASWDTEAYYQEKTAAISS from the exons ATGGGGTGGTGGAATCGGTTTTGGCTCCGCAAGCCAGTTATGCCTGAATGTTCGAATCCACAGTTAACGGATCAACGTCGGTTCACTCTAGCTGAGATACTGTCCGGCACCGGAGGTTTCAGTGCGGATTGTTTGATCGGCGAAGGCGGGTGTGGAGAAGTTTACAAAGCTACCATCGGTGGCGTGGTGGTTGCAGTGAAGCGTCAAAAGCGGGGGAGGAATGCTGATTCGCTGACCAGGAAGGGATTCTTGAGGGAAATCGAGGCCCTAACAAAGCTCCGACATCGTAATATTATCACTCTGAAAGGATATTGTATTGAGGAGAACGAGACAATTTTAGTGTACGAGTACATTTCGAATGGCACGCTTAAAGATCATCTTCATGGTCGACAGCTGAGAAAAGGTCGATCGCTGACGTGGATTGAGCGACTCGGCATCTGTGTTGGAGCTTGTCGCGGGTTGGAGTACCTCCATACTTGCTGCCCCGACAACTTAGTTTTACATCGCGATGTCAAAACTGAGAATATTCTTGTAGATATAGGTTTAGTAGCCAAGATTTCGGACTTTGGCTCGGCCAAACTGATTCCTGCGGATAACTCAGGGAGCAACCCTAGCACGCAAGTTATGTGCTCGCGTGGTTATATTGATCCTAGTTTCTGTGTCACTGGTGAGCTCACTGAGGCTAGTGACGTGTATGCTTTTGGGGTGGTGTTGGTGGAAGTATTGAGTGAGAGACGAGCTAATGAGCCTAGCCATGAGTATAGAGTACTGGCCTCATGGGCTCGTGAGAAAATTAGTGAGCGAAAAGGCCATGAGATTGTGGCTTCAAATTTGAGGGAATATATCTCGGAATCTTGCCTCATATGCTTTTTAGAGATCGTTGAAGGATGCTTGCAGATCGAACCAGAGAAACGGCCAAAAATGACTGATGTTTTCGTTGAGCTTATAAAAGCCCATCGTTTACAGAAGGAGTGGGAAAAGCAAAAACCTGAAGTACCTCCAATAGAACTTATACAATCCG GATTACTGCAAGACAACCCAATTCAAGAAGATGAAATAGAGAACAGGGAGGCTGTCCTCCATACAATTCCGCTGGCTGATTTGCAGGATATAACTGATAATTTTAGTTCCAAGTGCATGATTTCTAAGAGATCATCCGCTGGAGTTAGTTCATTCTATGGAGTCCTTAAAAATGGAAAGGCTGCTGCAATTAAAAGGTTCGACAAGAAATTGTCAAACCAAGAATATGAAGCCCAG GTACAAAAACTATCTCGCCTGCAGCACGCGAACGTCGTCCGTCTTCTTGGTTACTGCGTGAATGGTGATCAACAGGTTTTAGCATTTGAGTTTGCGCCATCCGTATATGAAATTCTCCATG GTATAGGCAGAAAAAAGGAGCCACAACCAGCTTTGTCATGGGCTCAAAGAATCAAGATTATGTATGGGGCTGCAGAAGGATTAAACCACATACATGAGAGTGGGCTAATTCATCATGACATCAAATCTAgcaatattttagtttttgaagATGAAAATGCTAAGATAAATAATGTTAGTCTGTCAACTGCGTCTGCACGCCCTTGTAAGGCGGCTTGGGGTCCGAAACGCTATCCTGAGCAAGCTCCCTGTGGTTATTGCTATCACCCCCACGA ATGTGTATCAACTAACCAAACTCAGAAAGGCGATGTTTACAGCTTTGGTGTGATTCTCATAGAAATCTTGACTGGACAGAAACCCACACAGAAACTTGTACAACAGAGCCTCTCAAAATTG GCAAATAATGAGGATGTTGTGGATGCTAGACTTGGAAAAGACTATCCTCCCCGTTCCGTTGCAAAG ATGGCTGCAATTATTGCAAGTTGCCTTGCAAAGGAATCTGATGCTCGCCCTGCAATGACTACAGTTTGGAGAAGTCTCAGGGATGCTTCATGGGATACAGAAGCTTATTATCAAGAAAAAACTGCGGCAATCTCGAGCTGA